A window from Schistosoma haematobium chromosome 1, whole genome shotgun sequence encodes these proteins:
- the JHDM1D_1 gene encoding Lysine-specific demethylase 7A (EggNog:ENOG410V4RC~COG:B), translating into MLCPSLIERLSEVVNSILSHSTKNSGFLADYSKSEIFSKHSKSNGRAIESCSNAKGIECLNRELGKETKWELKDRHIGGLGWMPNRQTYSKNLREPKSLIKGNENEKHVITDDVDILEALPGLEKSRLIGDHYYLTLSDSEGDDGDNVRMKSKAECSLTKKQKGISTLYQASRKRKTKNNDDDPTWSMPSPTRRRFGTTEWKSKSSRLVVSDLKRDKKSLHPLLSEVNPSSSGSSALKPRDSSTLRPHMTVKTQKPRTKRNTTVRQRLAKRLGI; encoded by the exons ATGTTATGTCCAAGTCTCATTGAAAGACTGTCTGAGGTCGTAAATTCAATATTATCACATTCAACGAAAAACTCAGGTTTTTTAGCAGATTATTCCAAATCAGAGATATTTTCAAAGCATTCCAA ATCTAATGGACGAGCAATTGAAAGCTGCTCAAATGCTAAAGGTATAGAATGTTTGAACCGTGAGTTAGGTAAGGAAACTAAATGGGAACTTAAAGATAGACATATTGGAGGTCTAGGCTGGATGCCAAATAGACAAACTTATTCCAAAAATTTACGTGAACCAAAGAGCTTGATAAAAGGAAATGAGAACGAAAAACATGTGATTACTGATGATGTAGATATCCTTGAAGCACTACCGGGTTTGGAAAAAAGTCGATTAATCGGAGACCATT atTATTTGACATTAAGTGACTCAGAAGGTGATGATGGCGACAACGTTAGAATGAAATCAAAAGCCGAATGTTCGCTAACAAAAAAACAGAAGGGAATATCTACTCTATACCAAGCAAGTAGGAAGAGAAAAACTaagaataatgatgatgatccaACTTGGAGTATGCCTA GTCCTACGCGTCGCAGGTTTGGTACAACTGAATGGAAGTCAAAGAGTTCAAGACTTGTTGTTTCTGATTTAAAAAGAGATAAAAAGTCATTG CACCCTCTACTCAGTGAAGTGAATCCATCATCATCAGGCTCGAGTGCTTTAAAACCCAGAG ATTCTTCAACATTGCGTCCGCATATGACAGTAAAAACTCAAAAACCACGAACTAAACGCAATACAACAGTTAGACAACGTCTTGCTAAACGTTTAggtatttaa